The sequence CGAGGGCGTGGCCACGATGGACGCGGCGTGCCGCCTCCGCGAGGTCGAGGTGTGCCAGGTCGGGAGCGATCTCATGGTGCAGGGCCGGGTGCAGCCGATACCCGGACTGGAGGAGGTGTGATGTTCAGCGGCATCGTCGAGGAAGTCGGCACCGTGGCCGCGCTCGGCCGGGTCGGAGGCGACGTAGCGCTCACCATCCGCGGCCGCACGGTGCTGGAGGGCACACGGCTCGGAGACAGCATCGCCGTCAACGGGGTTTGTCTCACCGTTGCTGACCTGGACGCGGGCCACTTCGTCGCCAACCTGCAACCGGTGACGCTCCGGCTAACGAATCTGGGCGACCTCAGCCCCGGCTCCCCGGTAAACCTGGAGCGCTCGGTCATGGTCGGCGGGCGGATCGGCGGTCACTACGTCCAGGGGCACATCGACGGCACCGGCCGGGTCGTCTCGCAGACACCGGACGGTGCAGCGGTCGTGGTCCGCATCGCGACACCGCCGGAGATCCATCGCTACCTGGTGCCGCGCGGCTTCATCGCCGTCGACGGCGCCAGCCTGACGATCGTGGAGGTTCTGCCGGAC is a genomic window of Sphaerobacter thermophilus DSM 20745 containing:
- a CDS encoding riboflavin synthase, producing MFSGIVEEVGTVAALGRVGGDVALTIRGRTVLEGTRLGDSIAVNGVCLTVADLDAGHFVANLQPVTLRLTNLGDLSPGSPVNLERSVMVGGRIGGHYVQGHIDGTGRVVSQTPDGAAVVVRIATPPEIHRYLVPRGFIAVDGASLTIVEVLPDGFTVSLVTHTQHHTTLAHKRPGERVNLEVDIIAKYVERLCGPSPGAGVDLDLLRRAGFA